A window of the Macrobrachium rosenbergii isolate ZJJX-2024 chromosome 13, ASM4041242v1, whole genome shotgun sequence genome harbors these coding sequences:
- the LOC136844947 gene encoding axoneme-associated protein mst101(2)-like isoform X2, which produces MPKTKCTSEAQNTPWAAKKDSRQPSLTSRRTTNHKLANDKKLPEKDSSYIPMRYSGLMQAERRPSSLSSVTNKRLRKQIVFEIGETIHSGPTHLVQKDIKNERVGPASNCVFPGDTQESACALPESNCPADIPSTHCSSSQLSTTSVYRKGSVPRKQSSLYAVALPRVSQFQRKVRDTVEPKAPLLTVHVPEAVVPKATVIIHDALAVPRVSVSEAALPEVTLVEAALPDVPVTKGITSKAASLNVATKVKQEKETPCALESIVVKQELPDFVESVIGDHSLDVSLSPIDPISVKKENIEMVRLIQEVDSRIDSFCHKRSSRTSKRFGSSEIEEIEIKTEPMSRAKRCTRTRKSSCRSDKSESETSDSRSLLEDPLCLDMVDKTAKRGKPKNGEPILEEAATHANKYNGDVSVDLVNGAHKVKGRRVSRANSDESDLSSCSKTNGNVDHNNDKIDFSLLLEISEADRLKFETKKAKIRRKTADWLLISETEQYYNEKEEIMRNKNKPDSESDSEESDSDSKSDCSDENENEDTNPPRGRGKGKRKQSGCAGDDDPKVSAKRVKEDLDSSNVRGRPIGSRTRKTRYDLTMLNDDEDDDDENFFGFPVSTTIPPTTDSCSLSSSSLCQLRNKGKVTTKTLAESSSSSSGKAGKKRLSDAERFLRDNREYYHFQETKERLRRSTSSSSGDKEKVGNGEDASCHTEKRPEKKEESKVKENSVVSRKRPSLDMARRVTRRTGGSLDLECEVEKDSKDKGDMKGEKKIIIKEEKDIKVEVKNTTRSDRRDGFRLEKRVEVKAERIDDPRRDGTKCEKKNEGKSEKNDACDKKETKEEKLKDDREKLKDEKESKKYKEVTNEKGVKEDKKEKGDQKEKIDDKKEKILDKKEKADDKKEKVEDKKEKTIDKKEKVEDKKEKTIDKKEKVEDKKEKVEDKKEKVEDKKERVEDKKERVEDKKERVEDKKERVEDKKERVEDKKEKVEDKKEKVEDKKEKVEDKKEKVEDKKEKVEDKNEKIDDKKEKVEDKREKVEDKKEKVEDKKEKEDKKEKVDDKKEKVEDKKEKEDKVIRDEKKEKEATDEKKAKEVNRRRDLKDEKKNGLKDKEIGELLDQKLSGKNDTQILRSGKGDGKCIIKTEKDSIKTSEISDSSESSLNNKVKSDDIESREKLEVREKVTNAGYGNTLDELYFSFEGVPENECWYQTYQRFIDGIAVNEFVYDEDPLKFILPYEMPKEYIRDFISLKKGLFSKKKNDLADLVRKSPRCHASTLALFSDILPPRKSKGSRTLKSVPLKVEEISSDGTSTPGADSIRLQPQECFESVEELAILALHVDHVIKTELEEGEEASMCIPVLKDMKDAEETDLRKTPPKKRGKKRRLLASSKSSKGVENIVKELKLFESPFAHEVDPAFIAGLSDDVRDLAPENILSRAAVEVIEDSNQCLCNDRASCEDFSSADENTEASSECVSLCDSETIDSSTASEPKPVRSNKKRRKNLTGWPKAQKKKKSVASHTSDDNDSAFGCDDSEPKRRGCRIKQDFCFLEQTTAQKLAALAANDRRASPRKKASVLYMDTWPVRFRTQK; this is translated from the exons ATGCCAAAAACAAAATGTACGTCTGAAGCACAAAATACACCGTGGGCAGCCAAGAAGGACAGCCGCCAACCCTCCTTAACATCACGCAGAACGACCAACCACAAACTGGCAAATGACAAAAAGCTACCTGAGAAAG ATAGTTCCTACATCCCAATGAGGTATAGTGGATTGATGCAAGCAGAGAGACGCCCTTCCAGTTTAAGCAGTGTAACCAATAAACGGCTTCGTAAGCAAATTGTCTTTGAG ATTGGTGAGACTATACATTCTGGTCCAACACATTTAGTGCAGAAAGATATCAAGAATGAGAGAGTAGGACCTGCTAGTAATTGTGTCTTCCCTGGTGACACTCAGGAAAGTGCTTGTGCTCTTCCTGAAAGCAATTGCCCAGCAGACATTCCCTCCACACACTGCTCCTCCTCTCAGTTGTCGACTACGTCAGTGTACCGTAAAGGCTCAGTTCCTCGCAAGCAGTCATCTCTGTATGCTGTGGCTTTGCCTCGTGTGTCACAGTTTCAACGTAAAGTTAGAGACACCGTTGAGCCTAAAGCACCTCTGCTCACAGTCCACGTACCTGAAGCTGTTGTGCCCAAAGCTACAGTAATTATTCATGATGCTCTGGCTGTTCCTCGGGTTTCAGTAAGTGAAGCTGCCTTACCAGAAGTAACTTTGGTTGAGGCTGCTTTACCCGATGTTCCTGTAACCAAAGGTATCACTTCAAAAGCAGCTTCTCTTAATGTAGCCACAAAAGTcaagcaagaaaaagaaacaccATGTGCTCTTGAATCAATTGTTGTTAAACAAGAACTGCCTGATTTTGTGGAATCAGTAATAGGGGATCATTCACTAGATGTGTCTCTGTCTCCTATTGATCCAATTTCcgtgaaaaaggaaaacatagaAATGGTTAGACTTATTCAAGAAGTAGACAGTAGAATTGACTCCTTTTGTCACAAGAGGAGTAGTCGAACCTCCAAACGATTTGGTAGTTCAGAAATTGAAGAAATAGAAATCAAAACTGAACCGATGTCTAGAGCTAAGAGGTGTACTAGAACTCGCAAAAGTAGTTGTCGTTCTGACAAATCAGAGTCTGAAACTTCAGATTCACGCAGTTTACTTGAAGATCCCTTGTGTCTTGACATGGTTGATAAGACAGCAAAGCGTGGTAAGCCTAAGAACGGAGAACCAATTTTAGAGGAGGCAGCAACTCATGCAAATAAGTACAATGGTGATGTGAGTGTGGATTTAGTAAATGGAGCTCATAAGGTCAAAGGGCGAAGAGTTAGTCGTGCTAATAGTGATGAGTCTGACCTGAGTTCATGTTCTAAAACTAATGGTAATGTagatcataataatgataaaattgactTTAGTCTCCTCCTAGAAATATCTGAAGCAGACAGATTAAAGTTTGAAACTAAGAAGgcaaaaattagaagaaaaacagCTGATTGGTTATTAATATCAGAAACAGAGCAGTAttataatgaaaaggaagaaataatgagaaataagaaTAAGCCAGATTCTGAGAGTGATAGTGAGGAAAGCGATAGTGATTCAAAGAGTGACTGTTCTGACGAAAACGAAAACGAAGATACAAATCCGCccaggggaaggggaaagggtaaGAGAAAACAGTCAGGCTGTGCAGGTGATGATGATCCCAAAGTTAGTgcaaaaagagtaaaagaagatTTAGATTCTAGTAATGTTAGAGGGCGGCCTATTGGGAGTAGAACTCGAAAGACTCGTTACGACTTAACAATgttgaatgatgatgaagatgatgatgatgaaaacttCTTTGGTTTTCCTGTTAGTACAACAATTCCACCTACAACTGACAGTTGTTCCTTATCCAGTAGTTCTCTTTGTCAATTAAGAAACAAAGGGAAAGTAACAACCAAGACCCTTGCtgaatcgtcatcatcatctagcggaaaggcaggaaagaaacGTCTCTCAGATGCTGAGAGGTTTCTTAGGGATAACAGAGAGTACTATCATTTTCAAGAAACCAAGGAAAGATTGAGGAGGTCAACATCATCGTCATCTGGAGATAAGGAAAAAGTTGGCAATGGTGAGGACGCAAGTTGCCATACAGAAAAGCGACcggaaaagaaggaagaatcaAAAGTGAAAGAGAACAGTGTGGTGTCAAGAAAACGCCCATCACTTGACATGGCTAGGAGAGTGACTCGAAGAACTGGTGGAAGTTTAGATTTGGAGTGTGAAGTGGAAAAGGACTCAAAAGATAAAGGGGATATGAAGGgggaaaagaaaatcattataaaagaggaaaaagacatAAAAGTTGAAGTGAAAAATACTACTAGAAGTGATAGAAGAGATGGCTTCAGACTTGAAAAGAGGGTTGAAGTAAAAGCTGAAAGAATTGATGATCCAAGGAGAGATGGAACaaagtgtgaaaagaaaaatgaagggaaaagtgaaaaaaacgaTGCATGTGataaaaaggaaacgaaagaggAGAAATTGAAGGATGACAGGGAAAAATTGAAGGatgaaaaggaaagtaagaaatACAAAGAGGTGACTAATGAGAAAGGTGTGaaagaggataaaaaagaaaaaggagatcaaaaagaaaagatagatgataaaaaggaaaaaatacttgataagaaagaaaaagcagatgacaaaaaggaaaaagtagaagataaaaaagaaaaaacaatagataaaaaggaaaaggtggaagacaaaaaagaaaaaacaatagataaaaaggaaaaggtggaagacaaaaaggaaaaagtggaagacaaaaaggaaaaagtggaagacaaaaaagagagagtggaagacaaaaaagagagagtggaagacaaaaaagagagagtggaagacaaaaaagagagagtggaagacaaaaaagaaagagtggaggacaaaaaggaaaaggtggaagacaaaaaagaaaaagtggaagacaaaaaggaaaaagtggaagacaaaaaggaaaaagtggaagacaaaaaggaaaaagtggaggacaaaaatgaaaagatagatgacaaaaaggaaaaggtggaagacaaaagggaaaaagtagaggataaaaaagaaaaggtggaagacaaaaaggaaaaagaagataaaaaagaaaaggtggatgacaaaaaggagaaagtagaagacaaaaaggaaaaagaggacaAAGTGATAAgagatgagaaaaaagaaaaggaagccaCGGATGAGAAAAAGGCAAAGGAGGTGAACAGAAGGAGAGatttgaaagatgaaaagaaaaatggattaaaGGATAAAGAAATTGGTGAATTACTAGACCAGAAATTGAGTGGGAAAAATGATACTCAGATACTGAGGAGTGGGAAAGGGGATGGGAAGTgcattataaaaactgaaaaagacagTATAAAAACTAGTGAAATTAGTGATAGTTCTGAATCCAGtttaaataataaagtgaaaagtGATGATATAGAAAGTAGAGAGAAATTAGAAGTTAGGGAAAAGGTTACTAATGCAGGGTATGGTAATACTTTAGATGagctctatttttcttttgaaggtgTACCTGAGAATGAGTGTTGGTATCAGACCTATCAGAGGTTTATTGATGGTATAGCTGTAAATGAGTTTGTTTATGATGAAGATCCTTTAAAGTTTATATTACCTTACGAAATGCCAAAGGAATATATACGAGACTTTATTAGCCTTAAAAAAGggttattttcaaagaaaaagaatgatctCGCAGACCTCGTGAGAAAATCTCCACGGTGTCATGCCTCTACCCTTGCGCTCTTttcagacattcttcctccaagAAAAAGCAAGGGGTCAAGAACCTTGAAATCTGTTCCCTTGAAAGTCGAAGAGATTTCTTCAGATGGTACAAGTACTCCGGGTGCAGATTCAATAAGGTTGCAACCTCAAGAGTGCTTTGAGTCTGTAGAAGAGTTGGCTATCCTTGCATTGCATGTGGATCATGTCATAAAGACTGAGttagaagagggggaagaggctTCCATGTGTATTCCAGTGCTTAAAGACATGAAAGATGCAGAAGAAACAGACCTACGAAAGACCCCGCCCAAAAAGCGGGGGAAAAAGAGAAGGTTATTAGCCAGTTCAAAGTCTAGTAAAGGTGTTGAAAATATTGTGAAAGAACTGAAACTGTTTGAGAGTCCATTTGCTCATGAGGTAGACCCAGCCTTTATTGCTGGGTTAAGTGATGATGTTAGAGACTTAGCCCCCGAAAACATTTTATCTCGGGCAGCAGTGGAAGTAATAGAAGACTCCAACCAGTGTTTATGTAACGATCGTGCCTCTTGTGAGGACTTCTCTAGTgcagatgaaaatactgaagctAGTTCAGAATGTGTATCCTTGTGTGATTCAGAAACTATTGATAGTTCTACAGCAAGTGAACCTAAACCAGTGCGTAGTAATAAGAAACGAAGAAAGAATTTGACTGGTTGGccaaaagcacaaaaaaagaagaaatctgttGCCTCTCATACttctgatgataatgatagtgcGTTTGGGTGTGACGATAGTGAACCAAAGAGACGAGGGTGCAGAATAAAACAGGACTTCTGTTTCCTAGAACAAACTACAGCTCAGAAACTTGCTGCCTTGGCTGCTAATGATCGAAGAGCCTCCCCTCGAAAGAAGGCTTCAGTGTTGTATATGGACACTTGGCCTGTTAGATTTCGAacacaaaaataa